The sequence TTTAAAGCTGCAGCCGATCCTAAGCAGTACCCTGAACAATTAGCCTTTGTACAGCCCTGGCAAGCGAAAAGAATTTTATGGAACACCTTCAATTTTGGTGGACTAAATACCCAGAATGATAACCAGTATAAAATCGATGTTGGTGTATTCAACCCACTGTTAGGCAAGGGATATGGTGAATTGGCCGCTGAAAGCCGCAGCCAGCATAAAAGCCAGGGGTTTGGTGTGCCTCGCCAGCGGGGATCATCATACGAATATTTTGCAGCTACTGATGGTGCACCTATCCAGAATGACCTGATGGATGGCATAACAACAGACTGGAACAGGGTAGGGGCCGCAAAATTGAACCAATCCATAGACAGTATCCTTACAGGATATTCTATGATGTCGCCTTCCAGAATAGTTCCTTCTCTTTTTCAATTACGCGCCACCATCACAGAAACAATTTCTGATGATTATTGGCGCGACCAAAAATTGAAAGAGATCAACCAGCTCATCAAGGCTTCATTGGGCTTGTATTTTGAAGCTGTGGCCAACCAGCAGGTTGCTGTAACCGGTGATTCCCTGCAGGTGAATTTTAATCTGGTCAACCGCAGTACCTTGCCAATCACCGATGTCAGAATAAATTTTCGGGATAGTAGTTTTCAACTGACCCCGGATACCAAATTGAACCAGGTTTATTCAAATACCTATAAACACCTGGTGAAGGACAATTTCATGGCCGATCAGCCTTACTGGTTGCGTGAACAAATGGATACCGGAAGCTTTAATGTAAATACCATTGCCCTGATAGGATATGCAGAAAATCCAGCCAAGGATGTTAATATCAGTTTTAAGGTTGGTGCCTATACCTTTACCGATGATTACCCATTGTTGTACAAATTTACAGACCCTGTAAAAGGAGAAATTTATCAACCTGTGTTTACCGTCCCACCCATTATTGTTGGGGCGTTACCGACTGTATTGCTGAATAACCTTCAACCCCGGCATCCGCAGGATTTACAATTAACCTACAAAAGCTACGCACAACTTGATACAGTAAAAGGATCACTGCGTTTTGAATTGGTTGGCGGATCTGGCCATAATGAGAAAACATTAACCTACTTGCTTCCGCGTCCAAAAAACACCATGCAAACTGTTTCTCTTTCGTTTGACTCCCTCTTCGCTAAAGAAAAGCCTACCCAGATTTATCCCTGGGTGCAGGTTCCGGCTGCAGGGAAAACGACCGGTTATAACAACGCCATGAAATTGATCCAATATGATCATATCCCAACTGTACATTATTTTCTGCCAAATAGTATCAGGGTCATCAACGAAGAAATTAAAGTAGTTGGGAAAATGATCGGCTATATCCCAGGCTCAGGTGACGGCGTTATGGATGCCCTGAAGCAAATGGGCTTTACGGTTGAAGTGTTGGATGATGCTGCATTATCTTCTTCTAACTTATCCCGGTTTGATGCCATTATCACCGGAGTAAGGGCCTATAATATTAAAGAATCGCTCAATAACCATTATGAAAAGCTGATGGATTATATCGCTAAGGGCGGAAACATGATTGTCCAGTACAATACATCCAACCAGATCGGTCCGGTTAAATCGAAAATTGGTCCATATCCCTTTACTATTTCACGCACACGAATAACCGACGAGAAGGCGATCGTGACCATTAAGGACCAGGCCAATGCCCTCCTGAATTATCCTAACAAGATCACCGGCAAAGATTTTGACGGCTGGATACAGGAACGCAGCATTTACCATGCTTCCAACTGGGATAGCCGGTATAAAACTATTTTTACGATGAATGATCCGGGTGAATCACCTGATGAAGGAAGCCTTATCATGGCAAAATACGGCAAGGGCTATTTTGTTTATACCGGGTTGGTTTTTTTCAGGGAATTGCCGGCAGGTATTCCAGGAGCCTACCGTTTACTGGCCAATCTCATTGCATTAAATCAAAAGAAAGGATTTTAATATGGCATCGAAGGACCAAAGCAGGCGTGACATAGGTATTGTAATTTGCATCATCCTTGGACTGGTGCTGGGTGGATTAATTAAGAGGGTTACCCTGGGATTGGTGATAGGCCTTGGTCTTGGCTTACTGGCATCTGGCTTGTATGCCGGAAGAAAAAAATAAAAAGGAGGACCTGACATATGCAAGACAATGATAAAATACCCTTGTTCAGATCCTGGCGGGGCTGGTACATCTTTGTACTGGTATTCCTGTTGCTAGAAATTATTGGTTTCCACTTTTTTACCCAACATTTTTCATGAGCCTGCCAGACTGGATCGTATTGATTGCCACACTTACCGGAATAATTGCCTATGGCTTATACAGAGGCAAGACCAGTAAAAACCTGGATGGTTATTTTTTGAGTAACCGTTCCATGCCATGGTACCTTGTACTTCTGAGTATTATGGGTACGCAGGCCTCTGCTATTACTTTTTTGTCAGCGCCTGGTCAGGCATATTCAGATGGGATGCGTTTCGTTCAGTATTATTTCGGACTTCCTTTGGCGATGATCGTAATCAGTATTTTTTTTGTACCCATTTTCCATCGCCTGAAAGTGTTTACGGCGTATGAATTCCTGGAAGAAAGGTTCGATAAGAAGACCCGGACATTCACTTCCTTCCTTTTTTTATTGCAACGCGGCCTCTCAACTGGCATCAGTATTTATGCGCCGGCAATCATCCTTTCTTCTTTATTAGGCTGGAATATTTATTGGACAAATATTTTCATGGGCGGGTTGCTCATTATTTATACTGTGAGCGGTGGTGCGAAAGCAGTGGCCTATACCCAGCAATTGCAATTACTCATCATTTTTTCAGGCATGTTTATCGCTGCTTATATGATGGTGCATCTCCTGCCGGATGGCGTTGGATTCATTGATGCACTGAAAGTCAGTGGTAAACTTGGCCGTCTCAATGTTATCACCACTGGTATGGGAAAGAATGGATTTGACTGGACCGACCGGTATAATATCTGGAGCGGTATCATAGGCGGATTTTTCCTTGCCCTGTCTTATTTTGGTGCCGACCAAAGCCAGGTAGGGCGATACCTCACAGCAAAAAATATTTCAGAAAGCCGTATTGGTTTATTGATGAACGGATTGGTCAAAGTACCCATGCAATTTTCGATACTGTTGATCGGTGCCCTCGTGTTCACTTTCTATCAATTCAATCCATCTCCTGTATTTTTTAACCAGGCTGTTTCGGGGAAGATAGTCGAAACACAGGCACACGATAAGCTGTTGGGTATTGAAAGGACTTATGAACAACAATCGGGCCGGCAGGCGGAGATGGTTCGGGCATTTGTGAAGGAACCGGATAACCAACAGTTGGTGGATGAAATCCGAGTGAATCAGCAGGTGCTGGACCAAACACGGAAAGAATATAAATCTACCTTAAAAAAAGCGCTTCCTTCTGAAGACGTAAACGATACCAATTATATCTTCCTTCGGTTTGTGGTAGATCATCTGCCTCAGGGCCTGATAGGATTGCTAATTGCCGTAATCTTTTTGGCTGCCTGGGGAAGTATTGCAGCTGCATTGAATTCACTGGCATCATCAACCATGTGTGATATCCACCAACAATATTCGAAATCGCCAGAAACGCCTTTGCAGGAGTATCGTTTATCGAAATGGTACACCTTAGGATGGGGAATATTTTGCATCATCGTGGCGCAGTTTGCTAATAATATGGGGAGTTTGATTGAAGCGGTAAATGTACTGGGTTCCTTATTTTATGGCGTTATCCTTGGTATTTTCCTGCTGGCATTTTTCTTCAAAAGGATTGGGGGTAATGCCACATTTTGGAGTGCTATTATTACTGAATTACTGGTGATACTCCTATTCTGGAAATCTTCCATCGGATTTTTATGGCTAAATGCTATTGGCGCTATTATTTTGGTGATTGTCGCCTGGTTGATCCATGCAACGATTTACCTGGCTGGTCGCTCAGGAAAGTAAATGGCGCATATGAGCAGGCTGTTGAATTTGCTGGGTGGATTTTTATTCATTTCCTGCCTGGCATTATGCTGCACAAAAGAAGAAGGCAAAATACTTACAGGACGGGATCTATTAGGTGTTTGGGTGGATTTTGATCATCCGGCCGATACACTGATTATTTACAGGAATGGCGATAATCTGGAGTTGTTTGACAACTCAATGGCTTTCAGGGCCCATCCTGATGTGAAAAAAGCCAAAGCGTCTTTTACATCTGTTATCCGGCTTAAAAATAATGGCATCGACATAGCAACCAATAAATCCAGAAATAAGCAACCTGAGTATCGGGAGTTTAATTTCCGGTGGTTACAAAAAGGGACCAGGTTCCGGATAGCGGCAGATTCATTCAGGCCGTACCTTAATTCTGAAGGTGGTGAACTAACATACAGGCGGGTAGAGTAGAACAATCATTCCGGGTATCAGGCACCTTTACGATGCCTGATACCTGGAATGATTCATCAAATTATTTAAGCGAAGCAATCAATTTTTGGTTAAGCGCTACATAATCATCGTTCTTAGCGGCTTTGGCCAGTTCGATTGATTTATTAGCGGTTGTGATCGCTTCCTGCTTGCGGCCAAGTTTGGCCAGGCAATTTGCTTTTTGGTGTTGTATCCAGAAAGCAGATGGGTTTTGTTCGATGGCTTTATCAAACCATCCGAGGGCCTTATTCAGGTCTTTGCCATTTTCCATGTAATACATTGCGGACTGGAAGTAAGGGCGGTTATCCTTTGTCATCATTTCGTTGATCTGCGCCATGATTTTGTCATCAATGTTAGCCTTGATCGGAATGCTTACACCGGTATTTTCCCATACCATATTCAGTTGCATACTGGTGGGTGTAATGTTATCAAAAACGATCATAAAATTTTCAATGGTGATCGGAAGGTTGCCAGACTGAACAGTAATGCGGGCTACGTCCTGGTCCTGCTTATATGCAGCCGGGCTGGTTACGTCCAATTGCTTGGATAGAATGATTGTCCAGGAACCTGCATCAGGAATAGTAAGCAGGCCATATTTCCCCGCGGGGACCGCTTTGTCGCCAAATGTTACCGCATCACCAAATGTAATAGTGGTTGCACTGTTAGCACCGGTACGCCATACTTTTCCATAAGGAACGAGGTCACCGAAAATCTTACGGCCACGGGCAGCCGGGCGGGAATAATTAATTTCAACACTTGATAAGGCAAATTCCTGCGTTATTGTCGTACTTGGACTTGGTGCAGGTGTGCGCAACTGCTGTGCTTCTGTATTCTGCAGAAAGCAGGCGGCAATTGCCATAGATAAAAACAACTTCTTCATGGTGGCATGATTTTAGGTCCCAAATTTAGGGGTTTAAAATGGTACCATAACAATAACCCTGGCCTTGCGACCCTTAAGGATTTTCCAGGCAGGACCAGCCTTCACCAGGCGAATGGCTTCACGGTCCAATTCAGGATGAAGCGACTGTTCCACTAAAAATGAGGAGAGTTTGCCATTGGCCGCAACAACAAAACTGAGGACTACATTTCCGTTGTTATTTTTAAGGCTGTCGGGAACTATTTTTTTTTGCTGCAGATAGGTATTATAATCATTCCAGCCCACAACGGGAACAGCCTCCTGTACTTTTGCGGAAAGGTCTTTCGACAACTCATTCTTAGTATTTTCCGAAGTTCTTTTCCTGGTTGAATATGCTGTTGCCACCACCTCATTCAATGCCGCATTGGCTGGTTTCAGGTTGATGGCTATATCGTTGGTGCTATCTGCGACAGAAAGCTGGTATTTATCGCTTACGTATCCTATTGAGCTTACAGTAAGCTCAACAACAGAATCCGTAACAGGAACTAAAAAACGTCCGGCTGTATCCGTTACTACAGAAACGCCAGCTACTTTACCCTTTAAATTTATAATAGCCCCTTGTACAGGTTTTTTTTCTTCATCAAGTACCACTCCTTTATAATCAAATAAAACAATCTCCCTCGCAGCTGGAGCCTGTGGCGCTTTTGCAGCTGCAATTTCCGGAACTGTTTCTGTTGCCTTTTCTGAACGGGTTACTGCCAGCCCTGGTTCATTGGCGCTAGAAATTTCCTGCTGATTATCAGATACCGGCGATGGTGATTTTCGTGAAACAGATATAGTTTTTTTCTTTTCCTTATCCAATACAGCAATGTCTGTTGGTAATACAACTGAAGTATCGTGTTTTATAAGGCTGTCCCGGGTCTCCGGCGCAACAATTGATGGTTCCAACACCGGTTGCTTCCTGGCAGCAATATCGTTTGTAGGAGCAGGTTTCCAAAGGTAATAAGCAATAGA comes from Flavihumibacter fluvii and encodes:
- a CDS encoding carboxypeptidase-like regulatory domain-containing protein, with protein sequence MPEQKNDMNQFTATDIEKYWKGELTPSQMHAMEKAALEDPILADAMEGYQYLNNIPSSSVTRDLADLKDRLNNRISGNQPKIISFNWWKPAIAALLIITAGSIAYYLWKPAPTNDIAARKQPVLEPSIVAPETRDSLIKHDTSVVLPTDIAVLDKEKKKTISVSRKSPSPVSDNQQEISSANEPGLAVTRSEKATETVPEIAAAKAPQAPAAREIVLFDYKGVVLDEEKKPVQGAIINLKGKVAGVSVVTDTAGRFLVPVTDSVVELTVSSIGYVSDKYQLSVADSTNDIAINLKPANAALNEVVATAYSTRKRTSENTKNELSKDLSAKVQEAVPVVGWNDYNTYLQQKKIVPDSLKNNNGNVVLSFVVAANGKLSSFLVEQSLHPELDREAIRLVKAGPAWKILKGRKARVIVMVPF
- a CDS encoding sodium:solute symporter, producing MSLPDWIVLIATLTGIIAYGLYRGKTSKNLDGYFLSNRSMPWYLVLLSIMGTQASAITFLSAPGQAYSDGMRFVQYYFGLPLAMIVISIFFVPIFHRLKVFTAYEFLEERFDKKTRTFTSFLFLLQRGLSTGISIYAPAIILSSLLGWNIYWTNIFMGGLLIIYTVSGGAKAVAYTQQLQLLIIFSGMFIAAYMMVHLLPDGVGFIDALKVSGKLGRLNVITTGMGKNGFDWTDRYNIWSGIIGGFFLALSYFGADQSQVGRYLTAKNISESRIGLLMNGLVKVPMQFSILLIGALVFTFYQFNPSPVFFNQAVSGKIVETQAHDKLLGIERTYEQQSGRQAEMVRAFVKEPDNQQLVDEIRVNQQVLDQTRKEYKSTLKKALPSEDVNDTNYIFLRFVVDHLPQGLIGLLIAVIFLAAWGSIAAALNSLASSTMCDIHQQYSKSPETPLQEYRLSKWYTLGWGIFCIIVAQFANNMGSLIEAVNVLGSLFYGVILGIFLLAFFFKRIGGNATFWSAIITELLVILLFWKSSIGFLWLNAIGAIILVIVAWLIHATIYLAGRSGK
- a CDS encoding DUF2911 domain-containing protein, with translation MKKLFLSMAIAACFLQNTEAQQLRTPAPSPSTTITQEFALSSVEINYSRPAARGRKIFGDLVPYGKVWRTGANSATTITFGDAVTFGDKAVPAGKYGLLTIPDAGSWTIILSKQLDVTSPAAYKQDQDVARITVQSGNLPITIENFMIVFDNITPTSMQLNMVWENTGVSIPIKANIDDKIMAQINEMMTKDNRPYFQSAMYYMENGKDLNKALGWFDKAIEQNPSAFWIQHQKANCLAKLGRKQEAITTANKSIELAKAAKNDDYVALNQKLIASLK
- a CDS encoding PIG-L family deacetylase, with the translated sequence MRRFFTVFLLLTSIGKVCAQVPQTYTSSDIFLGLQKLKVLGSVLYVAAHPDDENTRLLAYLSKERKLRTGYLSITRGDGGQNLIGDEQGISLGLIRTQELLAARRVDGAEQFFSRAYDFGFSKSTEEALRIWKKDKILSDVVWVIRKFRPDVIITRFPPDNRAGHGHHSASAALAIEAFKAAADPKQYPEQLAFVQPWQAKRILWNTFNFGGLNTQNDNQYKIDVGVFNPLLGKGYGELAAESRSQHKSQGFGVPRQRGSSYEYFAATDGAPIQNDLMDGITTDWNRVGAAKLNQSIDSILTGYSMMSPSRIVPSLFQLRATITETISDDYWRDQKLKEINQLIKASLGLYFEAVANQQVAVTGDSLQVNFNLVNRSTLPITDVRINFRDSSFQLTPDTKLNQVYSNTYKHLVKDNFMADQPYWLREQMDTGSFNVNTIALIGYAENPAKDVNISFKVGAYTFTDDYPLLYKFTDPVKGEIYQPVFTVPPIIVGALPTVLLNNLQPRHPQDLQLTYKSYAQLDTVKGSLRFELVGGSGHNEKTLTYLLPRPKNTMQTVSLSFDSLFAKEKPTQIYPWVQVPAAGKTTGYNNAMKLIQYDHIPTVHYFLPNSIRVINEEIKVVGKMIGYIPGSGDGVMDALKQMGFTVEVLDDAALSSSNLSRFDAIITGVRAYNIKESLNNHYEKLMDYIAKGGNMIVQYNTSNQIGPVKSKIGPYPFTISRTRITDEKAIVTIKDQANALLNYPNKITGKDFDGWIQERSIYHASNWDSRYKTIFTMNDPGESPDEGSLIMAKYGKGYFVYTGLVFFRELPAGIPGAYRLLANLIALNQKKGF